AGGCGATTAAtcagtctcttatgatttctgccttcaaatatttttgaaaggtGGTTATATGGGAGACAGATTGGACTCTTTCTGCTTGGTCTTacagggcagaactagaagcaacgAGTAAGTTGAAGGAAGACAAATTTTGGCGTAGCACAAAGAAAAATTTTGGAATACTCAGAGCTGTGTGACAATGCTATGAGCTTCTTTGGGAGACAGTGGGTTCTCCATTGCTGGAAGTCTTCACtcagaggctgaatgactacttgtcagagatgccatagaagggattcttgctttgggcaggggttggactagatgaccactgaggttcCAAGATTTTCTGGTGCTTTTGAATGGTTCAGATCACATGGGCTCTAGGAGCTCAGGGCAGTGTCCCTCCAGGGTTGCTGCTCCATCTCCCTGACTCTAaggatctcctctctgtcccACCCTAGAGGGAGGGAGCAGATGATAGAACAGCTTAGCAATGGTTGATCTCTGAGTGGTGGCTGTCCCCTCCCACAATTCCCCTGGTTCCCATGACTGCAGATATGGCTCCctgctttccctttctctctcccttattaGACTTTCTGAGAGGTGAGAGGAAGCCAGGGGCCAAATGGTTCTGACTGAACAATGTTCTTCATTCTTCAACCAGTATTTCCCTACTCTAAGTTCTGAGTCTGTTGAGCTTAAGGATAATGGGAAAGAAGATTAAGTCTGAACCTGGCACTGTACCCCACAGGGACCCTGGAGGTTCGGCTCAAAGGATGCCAGGAGTTGTTAGAAGTGGTTCCTGGCCGATCCCGTGTGTCTGCGTTGGTGGGTAGCCCAGGAGAAAGTCGACCATGGAGCTGGGGCAAACAGCAGCGTGTTGAGGAACTGACCAGTGAGTTTGGGAAGGGACCAAGGTGGGACACTGGGGGAGATAACCCTTCGCTCCTTGATATTTCCTTCTTTGGAGCTTTGTACCTCTGCCCCCAACTTGTGACTTAGTCTTGCCCATGGCAGGGGAGTCTTTAGCTTGTTTGTGACCTTTCTTTCCTGTGCCCCACTTGGCCTCCCCCTGCCCTCTAAGTTCACTGCACTCCTGCCTACGCTCCCTGGCAcactcttctccatctcattgGCCATGTCCTCCATTAAGGGTCTCCCTGCCCATTGAATTCCTGGTACTCTTACACTCCCTGGTAATCCATCTCCTGCCCTCATTGGGTCTGCTCCTTACAGAGGAAGTTCTGGCAGTGCTGAAGGTGGATAACCATGTAGTGGGCCAAACAGTTTGGGGACCTGTGAATGCTCAGGCCTGGGAccagactttcctgatccccctagaGCGGGTAAGGCTGAGACACGGGCCCTGGTCAGTTGGGTGGAATTAACACTCTTCTTTTGGCTGGAATTAACACTTCTGAGTCAAAATTCTGCCTCCTCACCCTTCCCTAGATGAGTGAAGGGTCTTCTTTTCCTGGTGTCTGGGCCCCCATCCATGTCCCTATTGCCCTGCAATTTAGCTTGCCCCTCACACTGGCTCCACCGGGAAGGAGCTGTGTCCCCCAAACCAACTCCCATTTTAGTCTCGTGAATTGGAGATTGGGGTCCAGTGGAAGGACTGGCGGGAGCTATGCGGTATAGCTTTCTTGAGACTGGAGGATTTCCTGGACAATGCACGCCACTCTTTGTCCTTGGCTTTGGAGCCTCAGGGCCAGCTCTTTGTGGAGGTAATGCAATCCCTCTTCTCTATGCCATTTCCTAACTCTATataccctttctctttccttattttcattATCAGCAGTATtcaaaaatgaattaaagaaatgaagagcaaaaaAATAGGAGGTGGGAAAGTAAGGGGAGATAGCCCTCGATTAAGAGCTGCTTCCCCAGAGAAGGTATAATACATGTAACCCCTATGgcctctcctccctccatgcTGCCCTTAGGTGATGTTCTGTGACCCTGTTATCGAAAGGAGGCCTCGGCTTCAGAGACAGAAGTGCATTTTTTCCAAACACCGAGGTGAGGAGTCTGGTGGAGGTGGGATggctctggcagagcatgtggggGGGAGCTGACTTGGCTGCATTTCTTCTAGGTCAGGATTTCCTTCGGGCTTCACAGATGAATATCAGCATGGCGGCATGGGGTAGACTGGTCATGAGCCTTCTGCCTCCTTGCAGCTCCCTGAGTAACCTCAGCTCTCCTGGGGGGCGGCCCTCCCCAACCTCCCCACATGACTCCCCTGGCTCCTCATCCCCCAGGTAAAGTTTagtggaggtggagaaggaaaaggctttCTTTGTTCGTCCAAGGTCACAATCATAGGGTAATAGATTTAGGATTGGATGAGGGAACTTAGGAGATCCTGCTAAACCCCTTTAttatataggtgaggaaactgaggaagcttacagtggttaagtgagttgcccaaagtcacacaggggcAAATGACAGACATCAGGCCTTTATGTCCAATGGGCTTTGCTCCTTCACCAAGTTAACTAGGGATTCATGGTGTGgaggacagagtgctggatttggagtcacaagatTTGGATTCCAATCTTGtttctgccacttatttcctgtGTGAAATTGGGCATTTGAtatctatgggcctcagtttccttgcttgTACAAAGAGATGGTTGGATGAGAGATGACCCTTCAAGTTCTAAAATGCCATGATTTCATGGAGGCCTCATCTCCTTGCTTTGTCTTCCCCATTGCtcatagttccttccctctgacaAAGCCTCTGGTTGGGGAGGCCCCACCACGGAAGGCCCTGGCAGGGGAGCAGCTGCCACCAAAGCCCCCACGTCTCTACCTGCCCATGGATTCAGCTTCTGTGGAGTCACCGGTGAGGGGCAAGAGGGTGGAGGGTGAGGggcatttattttctcccttttattctcTTCCATCCTGGGGTGAACAGGGCCAGAGTGGTCTTTGGGAGGGGAGGCCAATTTTGTCTTGGAAGctcttctcccccaaccccattttCTTGCAGTGCACCAAACGTCCCCACATGGAATACAGGAACAATCCGAGACAGGGGCCATGTACCACACCCAGCAGGTAACCACCACTACCCAGGATCAGAGTTTGAGTCTTCTCGGATTGGGAATAACTCAGTTACCTAGGGAATCCCTCTGTGATAGGGttgtgtgggggtgggaggtgaggcAGAGGTGGAGGGGCTAGAGGCAGTGACCTGGATGCCCCACTCCAGATTCAGCTGTTGCTTCATTGCCCTTGGCCATGCCTCAATTGTCGCAAGTACAAGATTTAGGTGGTAAGAGGAGCCAGGGCCCAGGAGGCTGAATATGGTATTCCTGGTGGGTATTAGTTTTTCCCTCATTCTGAAGGctgcccttccccttcctccgGCACCCACACTTCCTCCTTCTTGTAGGAAACCTCCCAAGTTCCAAGACTTCTGTTGTGTTGCTGTGCTGGGCCGTGGTCATTTTGGGAAGGTATTATAGGACTTCAGAGAGAGAGGTCTCAGGTCATAGGGTGCTTCCCACTTGGGTATGGGGAAGTGGGGGTGGCAGGTGGGGAGAACCTAGGAAGTAGGAGATGGAAAATGATCCTCTCCCTGGGGAGGAGATAGGGCTTGGCAAATGTAGGCACTCATTGGGATGCCACCGGATTATTTTCACTGGATGGTATAGGAACCTCCCTCTTAGTCCCAGCCTTCCTCTATGTCCCAGGTCCTCCTTGCtcagtataagaagactgggacaTTCTATGCAATCAAGGCATTGAAGAAGCAGGATGTCTTGAGCCGGGATGAGCTGGAGAGGTGAATGGATGGGAGCACCTGTTGTCCTCAGGGGTGGCTGTAGTAACCAGGGCTGTCTCCAAGGCAAGCAGATGGGGAGAGGGATGGCAGGTGGCCCCAGATAAAGAACACCCTTTGGAATTAGCCTCTCAGCCTAGGCTCTGATGCCCACACCCCATTTCCTTCTGTGCAGCTTGTACTGTGAGAAGCGGATCCTGGAGATGGTGGGCCGCTCTGgccaccccttcctgctctctCTGCTGGTGTGCTTCCAGACTTCCagccatttttgttttgtgaCCGAGTTTGTACCTGGGGGTGATCTGATGATGCGAATCCATGCTGATGTCTTTCCTGAGCCCCAAGCTCGGTGGGcattccccccttccttcctcttgtaACCCCACACCTCTTTCCCCTGCTCCCATTCTCTGCCTAACTGCCAGGCTGGCAATATACCCTTTCCTCTGGTCTCCTCAACCCCTGGTAGGCTTTACAAGGCCAGCTGTTGGttcatatatctatattttttcattcaatttaacCAATACTTATGTTTAAAGTACCGTGCTGGGTCTTGGGATTCAAAGATGCAAACTGTTCTATAAtagtcactgtcctcaaggagtttcatCTATTACTTGACATAGGCACAAATAGACAGCTGGATGGTGcactgaatagagtgctgggtctgagtcaggaagatctgaattccaatctggcttctgacatgtagtagctgtgtgactgggcaagtcattttaccttggcttcaatttcctcatctgtaaaatgtgataaCAGCGCTTACTTCACAGAGATGTCTTGAGGTTCAAAAGAGATGCCATGAGGTAgaaaaagcactatgtaaatgctaatacTACCAAGTGTAATATGAAGTAGAGTGTGATATTGGCAAAGGGGAGAGACACAGTGCTCCCGTCTAATCTCCCATGGATGGGGTCACTTTCAGCTGCTGAGGTCTAGGAAGCCTTTGTAGAAaagatggcacctgagctgagcaaTGTTAAGAGAAGGATTTCAGCAAGCCCTTGGGGCCAGTGTAGGTACTACATCTTTCCCATGAGAGCAGGGGGTCCTTGAGGGTGGtccttctctatttttcactCATATGCTGAGggtcttccttctgccctctctcTGGCTCATGGAGCCCTGTGTGTCTCAGCCCATGAGCTCTTATCCTTAGACTTTCTCTAGGGTTCCCCTCACATCTAACTCCTGTGATCTCTCTCCAGGTTTTACCTGGCTTGTGTAGTCCTAGGCCTGCAGTTTCTGCATGAGAAGAAAATTGTCTACAGGTAAATGATGCTCACTCAGCCTGCCAAAGAAGGAAAGGGGTGTGAGGGACCCTCCTGCTTTTGAGTCTGGGCTCCTTCATGGGAAATGCCCCAGTTGTGGGATAGGAGGAGAAGCCCCTTTCCTTCCTAGCTTTTCCCAAGAGCATCAATCCAGAGGAACTCATCAATGGAGGACCCTAGGACCCAGTCCCCTCAGTGGCCTCTTCTGCTGCCTTATTTCCACTTCTCCCTTTGGTCATCAGGGACTTGAAACTGGATAATCTCCTCCTGGATGCCAAGGGTTTTCTCAAGATCGCTGACTTTGGGCTGTGTAAGGAAGGTGAGCTTAACTTGGGGGCAAAGGACAGACCAGGTGCTTCGAACCCAGGGGTCCTCACCATAGCCTTCTTGGCATCTTGCTTTCAGGGTTAGGGTCAGGTAGTCATGTAACCTCCAATGTGGCCAATCCTTTGCTCAATTCCAGCCTTCGCTCAATCCTCTTTAGATGAGCTCAGACTCAGTTTGGTTCCACTTGGGAGGAGCTGCCTCTCTGTTCTCCTTTATCTACTGGAGCTATGTGGATTCCCCAGAGGGTTCTTAGGCAAGAAATCTATGTATGAAGTGCATAGAGCAGACGGAGGCATTGGTCTGAAAGGCAGTGGGAGATGACTTtgttttttcctcaattatataTTAGGAATTAAGAGTTTTAGGTGCTTATGCAGATAATACTGAGCACTACCTCCTTTGGTCAGCTGATCTGGTACTGATGTTGGCCTTGCAGGGATGGGTTTTGGAGACCGTACCAGCACATTCTGTGGGACTCCAGAGTTCCTGGCACCTGAGGTGCTGACAGATGAATCATACACACGAGCAGTGGACTGGTGGGGGCTGGGTGTACTGCT
This region of Trichosurus vulpecula isolate mTriVul1 chromosome 3, mTriVul1.pri, whole genome shotgun sequence genomic DNA includes:
- the PKN3 gene encoding serine/threonine-protein kinase N3 isoform X2 → MGDPRQGSSTVQLGSGESLPDPSSQHRLEGEKEVIRKAIQKELKIKEGAENLRRVTTTRRNLGHVDQLLRSSNRRLEQLHRDLQELNAHILLPDEAQSPAASEPHPRQEKLVTRHLEALRKQLQIELKVKQGAENMTNTYANGSPKERRLLSAAQQMLRDSKTKIELLRMQIGKLGASGEALVPGPEQRRELRAGDLRHRFRIETAVAEGAKNVVKLLGGRRLQDRKALAEAQTRLRESLQKLDLLRLALEQLMTELPPSHPLRILVARELREGMPGSPQPTGCLIKPIALTGTLEVRLKGCQELLEVVPGRSRVSALVGSPGESRPWSWGKQQRVEELTKEVLAVLKVDNHVVGQTVWGPVNAQAWDQTFLIPLERSRELEIGVQWKDWRELCGIAFLRLEDFLDNARHSLSLALEPQGQLFVEVMFCDPVIERRPRLQRQKCIFSKHRGQDFLRASQMNISMAAWGRLVMSLLPPCSSLSNLSSPGGRPSPTSPHDSPGSSSPSSFPLTKPLVGEAPPRKALAGEQLPPKPPRLYLPMDSASVESPCTKRPHMEYRNNPRQGPCTTPSRKPPKFQDFCCVAVLGRGHFGKVLLAQYKKTGTFYAIKALKKQDVLSRDELESLYCEKRILEMVGRSGHPFLLSLLVCFQTSSHFCFVTEFVPGGDLMMRIHADVFPEPQARFYLACVVLGLQFLHEKKIVYRDLKLDNLLLDAKGFLKIADFGLCKEGMGFGDRTSTFCGTPEFLAPEVLTDESYTRAVDWWGLGVLLYEMLVGECPFPGDTEEEVFDCIVNEEAPYPHFLSVEGLALIQKLLQKCPEKRLGAGRKDAEEIKVHPFFRSTDWEALLSCRVQPPYVPLLRGPADLCHFDQEFTVLSPALTPPDPRCPLSSRQQAAFRGFDFVSDRFLEV
- the PKN3 gene encoding serine/threonine-protein kinase N3 isoform X1, with translation METGVTPKGSSTVQLGSGESLPDPSSQHRLEGEKEVIRKAIQKELKIKEGAENLRRVTTTRRNLGHVDQLLRSSNRRLEQLHRDLQELNAHILLPDEAQSPAASEPHPRQEKLVTRHLEALRKQLQIELKVKQGAENMTNTYANGSPKERRLLSAAQQMLRDSKTKIELLRMQIGKLGASGEALVPGPEQRRELRAGDLRHRFRIETAVAEGAKNVVKLLGGRRLQDRKALAEAQTRLRESLQKLDLLRLALEQLMTELPPSHPLRILVARELREGMPGSPQPTGCLIKPIALTGTLEVRLKGCQELLEVVPGRSRVSALVGSPGESRPWSWGKQQRVEELTKEVLAVLKVDNHVVGQTVWGPVNAQAWDQTFLIPLERSRELEIGVQWKDWRELCGIAFLRLEDFLDNARHSLSLALEPQGQLFVEVMFCDPVIERRPRLQRQKCIFSKHRGQDFLRASQMNISMAAWGRLVMSLLPPCSSLSNLSSPGGRPSPTSPHDSPGSSSPSSFPLTKPLVGEAPPRKALAGEQLPPKPPRLYLPMDSASVESPCTKRPHMEYRNNPRQGPCTTPSRKPPKFQDFCCVAVLGRGHFGKVLLAQYKKTGTFYAIKALKKQDVLSRDELESLYCEKRILEMVGRSGHPFLLSLLVCFQTSSHFCFVTEFVPGGDLMMRIHADVFPEPQARFYLACVVLGLQFLHEKKIVYRDLKLDNLLLDAKGFLKIADFGLCKEGMGFGDRTSTFCGTPEFLAPEVLTDESYTRAVDWWGLGVLLYEMLVGECPFPGDTEEEVFDCIVNEEAPYPHFLSVEGLALIQKLLQKCPEKRLGAGRKDAEEIKVHPFFRSTDWEALLSCRVQPPYVPLLRGPADLCHFDQEFTVLSPALTPPDPRCPLSSRQQAAFRGFDFVSDRFLEV